ATTCTTGTTTGGGATCTTATTGACTGCATTCGGGGTGCGATCACTCCAGGAGGCAAAAAAAGTTAAAGGTTCCAGTGAGCAAAAAGCTCCAATGAAGAAATCCGTCAGGACTTTATTGATAACATTGGCTCTTCTGGCAGCGTTTGGCATTGCTTCAGTTCCGATAAGAACTGCATATAAGTGGTATGTGGTTCTTCCCCGTCAGCAGAAGCAAATCATGAACGGATATCGGCTTCTCCAGCAAGAAAGATTTGACGAAGCTCTCTCAACATTTGATCTGATGCTGAAAAAGGATCCCGAAGATATATCGGCCATTATGGGGAAAGCAGCCGTGTATACGAAAAAGAAAGAATATGACAAAGCCCTTGCAATCTATGATAAGCTTCTGAAGAATAATCCCAGTTATGAATTCATCCTGGATGCTAAGGCAGCACTCCTGCAGATGCAGGGTAAAGATGATGAGGCTCTCGCTCTTTATGACAAGGCGCTGGCAGAGCATCCGGAATCCTGTAATCTTATGTAGACAAAATGACGTGAGGCAAGGCATATGTGGCCTGTGGGTTATGGGCCAAAAAGGGTTGGACGTTTATGAAACCTTTTTATCTTTTGTCGGGCTGGATTTGATAGTGAGGCGAACCGGCACCAACCGACCTATATCTTCGGCGTTCTTCCCGCGCTTGGCATGCCACAAGTCCCAATCAAGCTGTAATCTCAGCCAGAAAT
This genomic interval from Candidatus Eremiobacterota bacterium contains the following:
- a CDS encoding tetratricopeptide repeat protein, with amino-acid sequence MATEIRWSILIAMKCFFHEEKEAVGVCKSCQRGLCKECAVEVEKGIACKNQCEDDVKDINMISEYSLRMVKAGAVAGSIGRVGLVYTLLGSIVALGGLFLIFVLSQPISGLTAFLFGILLTAFGVRSLQEAKKVKGSSEQKAPMKKSVRTLLITLALLAAFGIASVPIRTAYKWYVVLPRQQKQIMNGYRLLQQERFDEALSTFDLMLKKDPEDISAIMGKAAVYTKKKEYDKALAIYDKLLKNNPSYEFILDAKAALLQMQGKDDEALALYDKALAEHPESCNLM